From a region of the Cyanobacteria bacterium GSL.Bin1 genome:
- a CDS encoding addiction module toxin, HicA family — protein MKVKEIIRLIENDGWQLARTRGSHRQYKHPTKPGLVTIPGKPNDDLAPGTENSILKQAGIKK, from the coding sequence ATGAAAGTCAAAGAGATCATCCGCCTTATTGAAAATGATGGTTGGCAACTTGCCAGAACTAGAGGCAGTCATCGTCAATATAAACACCCAACAAAGCCGGGCTTAGTTACCATTCCAGGAAAGCCTAATGATGATCTCGCTCCCGGAACTGAAAATAGTATCTTAAAACAGGCTGGAATCAAAAAGTAA